Proteins encoded by one window of Nocardia goodfellowii:
- a CDS encoding MFS transporter produces the protein MRQDLSVPGAPASAAELRRVLAVLCLTEITSWGILYYAFPVLAGQISAETGWSATALTAAFSAGQLVGAVAGIPVGRWLDRYGPRWVMSAGSVLGVVSLTLVASAQHLAWFFAGWLLVGAAKSAVLYQPAFAALTRWHGVRRVRAMTILTLSGGLASTVFAPLTAAIAQRFDWRATYLVLAGLLAVLTIPAHWYGLRLRWPARPIVEPDQDASPARAAGTREFRILTTALAITSFAVAAAVILLVPLLIERGFSTGTAALALGLGGAGQVLSRLGYGTLERHTSVRTRTALILLSIAASTVLLGSLTTATALVGAAVLAGMARGVLTLLKATAVTDRWGTSHYGRLSGLLAAPSIVASALAPFAATAMAGQLGGYSRAFQLLGVCVVIAAALSVATVPRRGG, from the coding sequence GTGAGACAAGACCTGTCGGTGCCGGGTGCGCCCGCCAGTGCCGCGGAGCTGCGGCGGGTGCTGGCGGTCCTGTGCCTGACCGAGATCACCAGCTGGGGGATTCTGTACTACGCGTTTCCGGTGCTGGCCGGGCAGATCAGTGCCGAAACCGGTTGGTCCGCAACGGCGTTGACGGCCGCGTTCTCCGCGGGGCAACTGGTGGGCGCGGTCGCCGGGATACCGGTGGGACGATGGCTCGATCGCTACGGACCGCGCTGGGTGATGAGCGCGGGCTCGGTGCTCGGGGTCGTATCGCTCACGCTGGTCGCCTCGGCGCAGCATCTCGCCTGGTTCTTCGCCGGATGGCTGCTGGTGGGCGCGGCCAAGAGCGCGGTGCTGTATCAGCCCGCGTTCGCGGCCCTGACCCGCTGGCACGGTGTCCGGCGCGTCCGGGCGATGACCATCCTCACCTTGTCCGGCGGCTTGGCCAGCACCGTGTTCGCTCCGCTCACGGCCGCGATCGCCCAGCGGTTCGATTGGCGCGCAACCTATCTCGTGCTCGCCGGGCTCCTCGCGGTCTTGACGATACCCGCGCACTGGTACGGTCTTCGTCTGCGCTGGCCCGCCCGACCGATCGTCGAACCCGACCAGGACGCGAGCCCGGCCCGAGCGGCGGGCACGCGGGAATTCCGGATCCTGACAACCGCTTTGGCGATCACCTCGTTCGCGGTCGCCGCGGCGGTGATCCTGCTGGTCCCGTTGCTGATCGAACGAGGCTTCAGTACAGGTACGGCAGCGCTGGCGTTGGGGCTCGGCGGGGCCGGTCAGGTGCTGAGCCGGCTCGGATACGGGACCTTGGAGCGGCACACCAGCGTTCGCACACGGACCGCGCTGATCCTGCTGAGTATCGCCGCGAGCACCGTCCTGCTCGGAAGTCTCACCACCGCAACGGCATTGGTCGGCGCCGCCGTGCTCGCGGGCATGGCCCGCGGCGTGCTCACGCTGCTGAAGGCCACCGCCGTGACCGACCGCTGGGGCACTTCGCATTACGGCCGCCTCTCCGGCTTGCTCGCCGCGCCGTCGATCGTCGCTTCGGCTCTCGCCCCCTTCGCCGCGACGGCCATGGCAGGACAGCTCGGCGGCTACTCCCGGGCATTCCAACTCCTCGGCGTCTGTGTCGTCATCGCCGCCGCGTTGTCCGTCGCGACC